The nucleotide window GATTAACGAACTCCTCTCTACCCTCCTTCTCCTGGAGTCTTCGGCTGCCTCAGACTCACTGTGCCAATCCTGCTCGACGGTTCGGCTCATTGTTATGCAGATGAGGCCCAGTTAACTTGCCTCTGCTAATCCAGATGGGATCAAAGCCCTTTCAGAAGTCTGCCTCTCTGACAAACATGTTGGAGTCGCTCCTAAATGAACAACCCGGCTCTTTCTGCTGCATCACCTGCAGAAACGCTCCTCTGCCTTAATAAGCTTCATCGTGAGGTGGTGGGTGAACGGAAGCAGATGTTGATTGGGTCTGTCTGACGCTTGCAGGGGGAAAGATTTGTTGTCTGGACCTTTTCAATAAGCATCTGAAACAGGCTGCTGGCAGAACTGGGGTAGTTCAGATTATAAAGTGGGATTAATTGTGTTAACGAGCTGACATGACTGAACCGAAGCAGTGGACTGATGCGCTCTAGTGGTCGAACCGGCCGCCGCAgctcccatttttctttttcgtaGTTTTACCTTGCAgggatgtccaatcctggtcctagagggccaccatcctgcctgttttacttgtttctctgctccaacacacctgattcatggttaaatcacctcttcatgttctgcagaagcctgttaatcacccattgattcaaatcaggtgtgttggagcagaggaacaagtaaaacctgcaggacgggggccctccaggaccaggattgcccactcctgagaaaagagacacagacagaaggGAAAAGATTGGTTCCCATAAAAAGTTACCACTTCATCATCAatctgaacaaataaaacactaaaacaagaCTCTCATTAGACGtacatgcaaaaacacacaataggATACCTGTACACAGGCTATAAAAAGGtgataaaataatgcaaaaggTGTCATATTTATCATATATATTTTAGTATAAATACATGATTAAACTAagtttgaaacataaaaagtgtCAACAACATGGAAGATATTTAGCAAAATTTCTTTTACTAATAAAACTGAGCAAGTCTTTGTTGGTTTGACcattatttaaatgaataaactacattttttagggttagtttgttcttttgtttctccAGTTTTACCTGCACCGGATGagatgttatttattattttattccatCAGAACGAACATAAATCAGCAAATATTTCCTTTAAGGATTTGTTTCTCCCGTCACCTCGCAGGCGAATTTATTTATAAGATTGCTAACCTAAAGATTGATAAGCTAAATCTACAATCAAATTGTATTATTGTAGAAAACATAAACTATCAGCTAAATAAACAGGTTTAACCAAAGAGGACTAAGTATTTATCAGCAGCTTGGGAGAAGAAATGTGTCAAGAAAGAGCAACGAGtcaaagaaatgtaaaacaaatgtttattccAGCTTTGAATTTCCCTGAGACGTAACAGCGGTGCACAGTTTCATCTACAAACTGTACGCTGGTCACgactaaatgtatttatttccaGCTACCTTCACAGTTTCCTGATCATCGTGACACACGTCGACATGACGCAGAGCTGGTGTCTCCGTAAGAATAATGAGCAAACTCAAAAGGCCTGTCCTACTTCAGATTTCCTCTCGCAGCCTTCAGAGAAACccaatttttttcattataacaGGATCAGACCGTAATCTTCTCAAGACGTTACCCACTGTGCCATTCACTGTTTTACCCCTTTTAAGTTCAGCGTATCGAACTTCAAAGTGTCTTCCAAATTTTACCCACGGAGACTCCCGACAGTGAAGACGTAAGATTCAAAGTTGCCTTatctaaagaaagaaatggtACAACTTcttagtttcaaggtttgataTGTTCGtgatgttccattgtgaataaaatatgggtttatgaaatttgcattttgtttttgtaaaaggagacaaacagaACTTTCCGTCCTCTGGTCCATTACGAACCGGCTCACATTTTGGTGACGTCCACCGGGTCGTGAATGTCCACCACTTGGAAACCCAAGTTGTCGATGCCCATTTTCTGCTGACTCTCCTTGCTGTGGTTGTTGTGCTTCCTCTGGTCTGCGTCCGTCTCGAAGCAGTGGACGCAGTGTGGCGTGGAGATGCGGACGCTTCTGGAGAAGTTCGAGAAATCCACGAGGTACTTCCCCGTCTTCGTGCGGGAAATAATGGGCAGGAAAGTGTGACCCCACTGAATCTCCTGCGGGACGTAGGAGGTTCTTACCTGGCAGGAGGAGCTGGTGGACTCGGCCGTCCCATCTAAAAAGACCACCAGCTCAAAGTCCTGCTGGGGGAGCGTATCAGCGGACAGCTCATAGAACGGACTGGATCTGTTAATGACGTGGTAGAGGGTCAGAGGGCAGATAAAGAACAGGTTATCCTTGCCAGCATCAACCATGAAGTCCACATCCACCTGATCCAGGATGATGGTTTCTCCATCTGGTATGGTGGTTGTCCTCAGCAGCTTCCCATAGATCTGGCTGCCGATTAATAAAGTTTTTCGAAGGTTGGCAACTCTGATCAGGAGACACAGGCTTCCTTTCTTCAAGCAGATCATGGCAGTGTTGCTAAAGGTCACAGTCTTTGCCCTTTTCTTAGGTAAGGAGATCTTGGCCAAGATGATGCCACACATGAAGCAGTTGATGAAGACTCCAACTAGAGACTGGACGACGATCAGAGCCACTGTGGCGGCACAGTGCCCAGTCAGCGCTCGTCCACCATATCCAATGGTTGTCTGGGTCTCTAACGAGTACAGGAACGCTGACGTGAGGCTGTTAACGTTGTCCATGCATCGGACATGTCCGTCCGTGCGGTTCTGTCCGGTCAGATCTCCGTTGCTCTTTGCAATCCAGAACCACAGCAGGCTGAAAACGAACCAGCTGCCCGTAAACGTAGCCACAAACAAGAGCAGAACGAAGCGCCAGCGGATCTCTACGAAGGTGGTCCAGAAGTCCACCAGGTACGCAAAGTGGTTGCTGTATTCGATGTTGCCGAACTCGATGTTGCAGTGCCCGTCTTTGGTGACCAGGCGGGTTTTTCGGCTTCGGTGTCCAGCTGGTTGCGTGTGACCCGGGAGCAGCTGGAACatcctgaagctgcagaaacaaaacaggattttagaCAGACTgcgcaaaaaacaaaatacaacccCAACTCCAAACACTTGGATGTAGTGTAATatgtaaagtaaaaacagaatacaatatttgtaaatctcataactcaatattttattcactctGGAACATAGTAAACCTATCAACCATCTAATTACATATATATAGTGTGTGAAtatgaaacagctggaggagcatgtTGTAAAGAATTTGGTTAACTGAGGCTGAATCTCTAAGAAgtgggcagaggttcagcagtctgtgaaaaactgtccAAAACTAATGGAACAATCTCAGAAAAATGTTCCTCAAAGGAAAACTCAGAAGACTTTGAATTTCCCATCATCTAcggttcataatatcatcagtaatctgcagaaacctctgaggtcaaaggtcaaggctggatgttggtgatcaggttctggttccggttctgctcaggaacaccgtctgtaaacacagctcaccgtgccgtccacaaatgctgcttaaagctctatcaggcaaagaagaagccagatgtgaacagatgtgtctcctctggaccaaagaggagaactgttctgaggtcagcctgcctctctgatggtatgggggtgcattagtgcctctgggaaggatctccaggttttagaacaacatctgctcccatccaggactgttgaacagctggaatctacagacagaatgggacaacattccctctaaaacctccagttGCTGCTCTCCTctggtccagatgtttacagactgtttttaaaagaagaggagatgccgCCCAGtaggaaacatggacctggaacagcttttttgagatgtgttgcttctacaaatttttaaactgccttttttttttttaaatgggacaATTTCTTAGCCTAACATGCTGATTATGTTACATTGTGGATGTAATATAAGTTTAggtgcattctgtttttatttacattttacacaaagtcccaaCTTCTGGGTTGTAAATCGAAGTGCAAAAGAAAGATTCCCTACCATCTAAAAACAGGGGTTTTATGGAGTAAAAACTAATTAACGgctcaaaagcagaaaatggaGCCTTCAGCTGAATCTGAGCTGCTTTACGACTCAAGACTGGGAATCAAGAAACACAATTGTTTTAACGAAAATGTTGAGATCGTTTAAAAATATTGAACTCTTGGATCTGCAACTAAACATCATAACTTTCAGAATATAGTTTCAGAAAATCCCCACCATTAGCAGTTTGAAAATATAAACCATGAAAAAggcttataaaaaaaagttatcaagTGGTACTGTTGCTCATTATTAATTTGCATTTCTGaaacatacacaaaaataatttgcaGACACACTTTTATAGACATCTAACTACACTGCTGCTCGAAAACTACATTTACTGGTGTGCAGCTGGACAAGCAAGTAAAGGAGgtaaccttttacttttttttttttttgctttaataaagaaataGAAAGTTTTAGGTTTGGACGTACCTGCTCAGTGAGACCATGGGGCCTGGAGTTCTCCCTGGATCTGTGCTGGACCTTCAGACTCCTTCTCTTTTAGCGGGTGGCCATGGAGGCGTTGGAAAGATTTTAATCCACAGTGAAATTTCCTAATCCCAGCCACATGCCACCGTGTACACTGGCTTCATACAGCCGGCGGCACTAAcaaccagcagctcctctcctgCAGGTCCTGGTACTGTAAAGGTCTGAGgattggtggtggtggtggttgtgGGGGGGGTTTGGCAGAGCGGCCTGAATGCCTTCAGTGGTTTTGTTGTGGCAGTAGGTGCGTCAGTTGAGGCCGGTGCcacatgctgtttttgttttcagtcctgAGAACATTTGGGATTTACAGGAGGCCCGCACAAAGGAGCCCCATTCGGTTGCGTTTCCCCTggttccccccctcccccagcGTGAACCTGCAAGGTTGCCTCACATTTACATCAAAATGAAGAGCTGAGGGGGGCCTCGGTGTCCTCAGTGTCCTCGTCATGTTCTGTTGGCTGCAGGAGGACTGCTTTTATATCTTTGGAGCACATTTCCATTTGATGTTCCTCAGTAAAAATGAGCTGAACTGATGAGACGCCCTGCAGTGGTGGCTCCAGCTGCTCGGAAACGAAGGGAACTGAAGATGGTCGGAGGTGCAGATGGTGCTCCTTACATCACAGAAGAATCTTTACTGTAGCAGCTTTACAAGA belongs to Kryptolebias marmoratus isolate JLee-2015 linkage group LG13, ASM164957v2, whole genome shotgun sequence and includes:
- the LOC108243594 gene encoding ATP-sensitive inward rectifier potassium channel 1-like; this translates as MVSLSSFRMFQLLPGHTQPAGHRSRKTRLVTKDGHCNIEFGNIEYSNHFAYLVDFWTTFVEIRWRFVLLLFVATFTGSWFVFSLLWFWIAKSNGDLTGQNRTDGHVRCMDNVNSLTSAFLYSLETQTTIGYGGRALTGHCAATVALIVVQSLVGVFINCFMCGIILAKISLPKKRAKTVTFSNTAMICLKKGSLCLLIRVANLRKTLLIGSQIYGKLLRTTTIPDGETIILDQVDVDFMVDAGKDNLFFICPLTLYHVINRSSPFYELSADTLPQQDFELVVFLDGTAESTSSSCQVRTSYVPQEIQWGHTFLPIISRTKTGKYLVDFSNFSRSVRISTPHCVHCFETDADQRKHNNHSKESQQKMGIDNLGFQVVDIHDPVDVTKM